Proteins encoded within one genomic window of Bradyrhizobium sp. AZCC 1719:
- a CDS encoding YciE/YciF ferroxidase family protein, protein MEIKNFKDMYIAELQELVSVEDQLAEALLRMAAAAAHPALKDALVDHHAETVTQKGRLVAILRQHGADPAAHVDQAMEALIRETRKMLSMLEGDDLRDAGLIASAQKLEHYEIAAYGSAAALAGQLELRNDQATLHESLMEEKEIDALLTDIAKGEVNPDALAA, encoded by the coding sequence ATGGAGATCAAGAATTTCAAGGACATGTACATTGCCGAACTGCAGGAACTGGTGAGCGTCGAGGACCAACTTGCGGAAGCACTGCTGCGGATGGCGGCGGCGGCAGCCCACCCGGCACTCAAGGACGCGCTGGTGGACCATCACGCGGAGACGGTCACGCAGAAGGGCCGCCTTGTAGCCATCCTTCGCCAGCATGGCGCAGACCCGGCGGCGCATGTCGACCAGGCCATGGAGGCGCTCATCCGTGAGACCCGGAAGATGCTCAGCATGCTGGAGGGCGACGACCTTCGCGATGCCGGCCTGATCGCATCCGCCCAGAAGCTCGAGCACTATGAAATCGCCGCCTACGGCTCGGCAGCCGCGCTGGCGGGGCAGTTGGAATTGCGCAACGACCAGGCGACGCTGCACGAGAGCCTGATGGAAGAAAAAGAGATCGATGCGCTGCTCACCGATATCGCCAAGGGTGAGGTCAATCCGGATGCGCTGGCGGCGTGA